From the Clostridia bacterium genome, the window GCAATGTGACAGGAGAGCGAGTGGCGGTCCGAACCGATGCTCCACACGTGCAGGTCGTGAATGTCATTCACGCCCGGAATGGTATTGATCTCGCGCTCGATCTCGGCGAGTGCCATTCCATGCGGCGTACCTTCCAGCAGGATATTCAAGCTCTCGCGAATAATGCCGTAGGACGACCACAGGATGAGGGCGCTGATCAGGATGGACAGCATGGGGTCAATCCAGGTCTGGCCCGTCACCAGGATGAACCAGCCGCCGACGATGACGCCTGCTGTCGCAAGCGTGTCGCCTATCTCATGCAAGAATGCGCTGCGAATGTTCAAGTCGCGACGGCTGCTGTGCAGCATCCACGCGATCGCGCCATTCAGGACTACGCCGGCCCCGGCGACCCACATCATGAGTTTCGGTTGCACGCTGACAGGCGCGTACAGGCGATGAATAGCCTCGTAAAAGATCAAGAGCGAAATCAAGACGAGCGAGCTTGCATTAATGAACGCTGCAAGAACTCCAGCGCGGTGATATCCGAACGTCTTGGTGGAACTCGGCGGGCGCTCCTGTATATACACGGCGACCCACGAGAGCAGCAGAGCAAGAAAGTCCGATACGTTGTGACCAGCCTCCGACAACAGAGCTAGGCTTTTCGCTTGAACGCCCGCAATGACGAGTAGCAGGATGTAGGCAACGGTAATGATGAGCGAGATGCGCAGCAATCGGGCAGTACGCGGGGTCACCTGCTGCGCGTTGGTGTCGTGAAAATGCATTAATTACAGTTTAGTTTCGTAGCGCTCTGCGTTCAAGCGCGCAGCCCAGTGAATGGCAAGCCACAATGTAGGAATTGCAGTTCCTATGGTAAGCAGGAGTGAGTGGCTGTGCAGAGTCGCTGGTTGCTTCGTTCCTCAGCAGCGCACAAATTCTTGAAAACTTGGCCCGTACGGCCTCGAACCAGAAACTCTCACTGATTGTATGGCCTGCAAAGTGCTCATTCCTAACGTGTGGGGCACTCGCGTACTTCTCTCGCCCCCAGCTCTGCGTCCTTCGTCTTCAGAGCATTCTGGCCCACAACAGACGTTCAGGGAGACAGCTATGAGGAAGTCAGCTCTTGTGCTGATATTTGTGTTTGCGTTGGCCACTGCGTTCGCGCTGTCGCAAGACCAGAGCAGCGCCCGTCCAGACACAAGTTCCAGCCCCACGATGTCCCAGCAGGGCTCGACAACACAATCGGGCAGCATGGGAACGACACAGGACCAGACAACAACAACCGGCGACCATGACAAGGACATGGATCGCGATCATGATCGCAGCCTGGATCGCGATGCCCAGAAGGAAAAGCACGCGAAGGTTGATGATCAGCAGCTCCAGAGTTCGCTGCACCAGCAGTTCGCGAGCGATCCTGCATTTCGCAACGTGCAGATTAGCGTGGAAGATGGCCGCGTAAACCTTACGGGCACGGTCGCCAGTAAGGATGATCGCAAGCGCGCGAAGGAGATGGCAAAAGCCGTCTCGGGCGTAACCTCCGTTCGCGACCGGCTGACAATTGACACCAGCGGCACAATGTCCAGCTACGGCGGGATGGGTGGCACCACGGGCGCAGCTTCCGCAACAGGCACGACAGCACAGAGCGAAACCAGCACCAACACCGCTGGCAGTATTGCCGGCAACTCGGGCACAACGAGCGCAGACCAGACCGGCAGGAGTGGAAGCACGGGCATTGGAAGCACGACGGGCTCAGCTTCCGGCGAAGCATCTCGCGAAGCAGGAGCTGCTGCCCAGACCGGAACCGGCACAGCTCCGCAGAGTGGATCGCAGGGCACCGCAGGCATGAGCGGCTCGACTAGCGGCTCGGGCGCAAGCGGAACTACATCCAGCGGGACGGGCTCGGTCAGCGGCGCTGGAACGACCGGCAGCCAGACCGGGAGTACCTCAACCGGGGACACGACTGCTGCGGGCTCAACCGCCGGAGCAGGTGGCGATTCGACGGCTCTGCGCAGTCAGCTCGAGAGCGCTTACCAGAGCGAACTGACACTGGCGAACAGCCACGTGTTGGTCAACGTGAGCGATACCACGATTGAGCTGACAGGCACGGTTCCCACCGGCAAGGAGCGTCAGACCGCAAAGCGCATCGCGCAGTCGTATGCCGGAAACCGCAAGGTCGACGACAAGCTGACCGTGACAGGGCAGGGCGGTGCTACTCCGCGTTCGCAGGGTAGCGACACCGGCGCGAGCGGCGTTGACCCAAGCACTGGAGCTCCGGACAGGACGAATCCCCACTCAACCACTCCTGGCGTGACGAATGATCCGGCGGGTACCGGCACGAGCATCCCGACGACTCCACCGACAAATCCAAAAACTGAGGGCGACCAGAGCTCCAGCCCTCGCTAACACTTCAGATAACCTAACCATTAAATAAAAGGGGCGGCCATGATGGCCGCCCCTGAACTCGTGCCAGAACGCATTGAATACTGTCGAACCGCGGCGCCGCGGTTCTGCGCACTTATCGGCTAAACAGCTAAACTGGTGCGGCGCTGGAAAGGCTCTTGGAGTTTTGACACGAACGATTACGCGGCCGAAGCAGTATCCAACTCCGC encodes:
- a CDS encoding cation diffusion facilitator family transporter — encoded protein: MHFHDTNAQQVTPRTARLLRISLIITVAYILLLVIAGVQAKSLALLSEAGHNVSDFLALLLSWVAVYIQERPPSSTKTFGYHRAGVLAAFINASSLVLISLLIFYEAIHRLYAPVSVQPKLMMWVAGAGVVLNGAIAWMLHSSRRDLNIRSAFLHEIGDTLATAGVIVGGWFILVTGQTWIDPMLSILISALILWSSYGIIRESLNILLEGTPHGMALAEIEREINTIPGVNDIHDLHVWSIGSDRHSLSCHIAIEDIPPSASERIMSDVRQLLADKFHIHHTTIQFEHVICDVAHGCNIPLSGHHDH
- a CDS encoding BON domain-containing protein, producing the protein MRKSALVLIFVFALATAFALSQDQSSARPDTSSSPTMSQQGSTTQSGSMGTTQDQTTTTGDHDKDMDRDHDRSLDRDAQKEKHAKVDDQQLQSSLHQQFASDPAFRNVQISVEDGRVNLTGTVASKDDRKRAKEMAKAVSGVTSVRDRLTIDTSGTMSSYGGMGGTTGAASATGTTAQSETSTNTAGSIAGNSGTTSADQTGRSGSTGIGSTTGSASGEASREAGAAAQTGTGTAPQSGSQGTAGMSGSTSGSGASGTTSSGTGSVSGAGTTGSQTGSTSTGDTTAAGSTAGAGGDSTALRSQLESAYQSELTLANSHVLVNVSDTTIELTGTVPTGKERQTAKRIAQSYAGNRKVDDKLTVTGQGGATPRSQGSDTGASGVDPSTGAPDRTNPHSTTPGVTNDPAGTGTSIPTTPPTNPKTEGDQSSSPR